One segment of Mycolicibacterium baixiangningiae DNA contains the following:
- a CDS encoding DUF6319 family protein, with translation MTVDTLAAEAPSTESSTPDVGNPAFESTSPGSTPPPDALATETSAETPKKSPARKAVGKKTKTLELTLTVIGTADGEWRAELKQGTTHLARDLAVPAAAVSRAARELHEDLSTPLDKVIEEARSQQAARVAALEAELEAARRALADLD, from the coding sequence ATGACCGTAGACACTCTGGCAGCGGAAGCGCCGTCCACCGAATCCAGCACTCCCGACGTCGGCAATCCTGCTTTCGAGAGCACCTCGCCTGGTAGCACGCCGCCGCCCGATGCGCTCGCCACTGAAACTTCCGCCGAGACGCCAAAGAAGTCCCCGGCCAGGAAGGCGGTCGGCAAGAAGACCAAGACTCTCGAGCTGACCCTCACCGTCATCGGCACTGCCGACGGGGAATGGCGCGCCGAACTCAAGCAGGGCACCACCCACTTGGCCCGTGACCTCGCAGTCCCGGCCGCCGCCGTATCCCGGGCCGCAAGGGAGCTGCACGAAGACCTCTCCACGCCGCTCGACAAGGTCATCGAAGAAGCCCGCTCCCAGCAGGCCGCCAGGGTCGCCGCGCTCGAAGCCGAACTAGAGGCCGCCCGCCGGGCCCTCGCCGACTTGGACTGA
- a CDS encoding ribosome modulation factor yields MSKRAEYIFALYSGSVAEPGDRNPYADGESLVLPKLWMSGYRRMVRVRIETGPAMQAYRAACAATEPRPDD; encoded by the coding sequence GTGTCGAAGCGCGCCGAGTACATATTCGCGCTCTACTCGGGTTCGGTCGCTGAGCCAGGGGACCGCAACCCGTACGCCGACGGCGAATCGCTGGTGCTGCCGAAGCTGTGGATGAGCGGGTATCGGCGGATGGTGCGGGTACGGATCGAGACCGGGCCGGCGATGCAGGCATACCGCGCCGCGTGTGCCGCGACCGAACCCCGGCCGGACGACTAA
- a CDS encoding trypsin-like peptidase domain-containing protein: MSLDFFPRFATGPVYFAPSGGTWEFSGTGAMYLRSYVILTAAHCVPDVADAMFAFRSPMESFARVVEQVIRHPAIDLAALVISKETAAHPNGVYSEIGHQLSDGGDFIAFGYPAEEDTNVPRLFKGHYQRHFQYQAPDGRAYLAAELSVPAPAGLSGGPVSNAHRPQVLDAIVTANHDSSLVIDSFEEEERDGKVWRGKITRVVSYGIAAMLVPTDVQEWVNTVVALADADTPDIASSLSQLLAEKAQS, encoded by the coding sequence ATGTCACTCGACTTCTTCCCGCGATTCGCGACAGGGCCGGTCTACTTCGCTCCGTCTGGCGGGACGTGGGAGTTCAGTGGCACAGGTGCCATGTACCTGCGCTCGTACGTGATATTGACGGCGGCGCACTGTGTGCCCGATGTCGCGGATGCCATGTTCGCGTTCCGGTCGCCGATGGAGTCGTTCGCCCGAGTGGTCGAACAGGTGATACGCCACCCGGCGATCGATCTTGCAGCGCTCGTCATATCCAAAGAGACCGCCGCGCACCCGAATGGGGTCTACTCGGAAATCGGTCATCAGCTGTCCGATGGCGGCGATTTCATCGCGTTCGGCTACCCAGCCGAAGAGGACACCAACGTCCCGCGACTGTTCAAGGGCCACTACCAACGGCACTTCCAATATCAGGCTCCCGACGGCCGGGCGTATCTCGCAGCCGAGTTGAGCGTCCCTGCACCGGCCGGATTGAGCGGCGGACCAGTGTCAAATGCGCACAGGCCACAAGTTCTAGACGCGATCGTCACAGCAAATCACGATTCGTCGCTGGTCATCGATTCCTTCGAGGAGGAGGAACGCGACGGGAAGGTTTGGCGGGGCAAGATCACGCGGGTCGTGTCATATGGCATCGCGGCGATGTTGGTGCCTACTGACGTCCAGGAGTGGGTAAACACCGTCGTTGCCCTTGCCGACGCAGACACACCCGATATCGCCTCATCGCTGAGCCAGCTGCTGGCGGAAAAAGCGCAATCGTGA
- a CDS encoding GAF and ANTAR domain-containing protein, producing the protein MVLVNEPAGLDGVHRRIAELVQQLHGQFEADPDAVIAELVEHAAVEIPGAQYAGVTVTRNAKKIETPAASHKWPILLDEIQERHREGPCLTAAWEERTVHVADLEHDDRFPHYRRDVLDHTPIRSVMAFQLFIADQTMGAINVYAETPHAFGPATREIGLIFAAHSSVAWNSARRDEQFRQALASRDIIGQAKGMIMERYTVDAVQAFALLRKLSQDSNVPLLQIATELTKNASSAGI; encoded by the coding sequence ATGGTGCTGGTGAACGAACCTGCCGGCCTCGACGGAGTGCACCGGCGAATCGCCGAACTGGTGCAACAGTTGCACGGACAATTCGAGGCAGACCCCGACGCGGTGATCGCCGAACTGGTCGAGCACGCCGCGGTCGAGATCCCGGGCGCCCAATACGCCGGTGTGACCGTCACCCGCAATGCCAAGAAGATCGAGACACCGGCGGCGTCGCACAAGTGGCCGATCCTGCTCGACGAAATCCAGGAGCGCCACCGCGAAGGGCCCTGCCTCACCGCGGCCTGGGAGGAGCGCACCGTCCACGTCGCCGACCTGGAGCACGACGACCGTTTCCCGCATTACCGGCGCGATGTCCTCGACCACACACCGATCCGCTCGGTGATGGCGTTCCAGTTGTTCATCGCCGATCAGACGATGGGCGCGATCAACGTGTACGCCGAGACACCCCACGCGTTCGGGCCGGCGACCCGTGAGATCGGGTTGATCTTCGCCGCCCACTCCTCGGTGGCCTGGAACTCGGCGCGCCGCGACGAGCAGTTCCGGCAGGCGCTCGCCAGCCGCGACATCATCGGTCAGGCCAAGGGCATGATCATGGAGCGGTACACCGTCGACGCGGTGCAGGCGTTCGCGCTGCTGCGCAAGCTGTCGCAGGACTCCAATGTCCCCCTACTCCAAATCGCGACAGAACTGACGAAAAACGCGAGTTCGGCCGGGATCTGA
- the tcmP gene encoding three-Cys-motif partner protein TcmP: MPTGTDAGLLEKPRPQSVFKHAILEQYVIRFATMTASKLDPKRSVLFDGFAGRGRFDTGEAGSAEHMMLAAQKVKGATQIDLLLVERNSKDYESLNAVADEYRSRGIRIDSYMGDCGDHIGDALQLAEGASLFVFLDPCGAVLPMDSIKGILRARRRWPRTEVLLNFSADLIRRAGGQYKKGLVNLGGVAKTDAVCGGEWWRDVALQSHLTSGGEDWESAAKDVAIEYARRLTQGTGYGFVVAPVRRQIHHQPVYYLIFLTMDTHGHWMFGDAGARAREKWIDFLGPDPDEREGMLFDTVTAQFDREHADAIAHITENLRRLTEDGEPKIVVRHVKGVFGDLYGEAKQTAYTSALRALVASGEIEFVTKGQRPHQHVIRKAIR, from the coding sequence ATGCCCACCGGAACGGACGCCGGGCTGCTGGAAAAGCCCCGACCACAGTCAGTCTTCAAGCACGCGATTCTTGAGCAGTACGTCATCAGATTTGCCACGATGACCGCAAGCAAGCTCGACCCGAAGCGGTCAGTACTGTTCGATGGATTCGCCGGCCGTGGCCGCTTCGACACCGGCGAAGCAGGATCTGCCGAACACATGATGCTCGCCGCCCAGAAGGTAAAGGGAGCCACCCAGATCGACCTTCTTCTCGTCGAGAGGAACTCGAAGGACTACGAGTCCCTCAACGCGGTGGCCGACGAGTATCGCTCCCGAGGTATCCGCATCGACAGCTACATGGGGGATTGCGGCGACCACATCGGCGACGCCTTGCAGCTGGCCGAGGGAGCAAGTCTGTTTGTTTTTCTTGACCCCTGCGGCGCCGTGCTCCCGATGGACTCCATCAAGGGCATCCTCCGTGCACGGAGACGTTGGCCTCGGACCGAGGTGCTGCTGAATTTCAGCGCCGACCTAATCAGGCGAGCTGGTGGCCAGTACAAGAAGGGCCTAGTCAATCTGGGCGGAGTCGCCAAGACAGACGCCGTGTGCGGCGGCGAGTGGTGGCGGGATGTGGCGTTGCAGTCTCATCTGACATCCGGAGGGGAAGACTGGGAGTCAGCTGCGAAGGACGTGGCGATCGAATACGCCAGGCGACTCACCCAGGGGACCGGGTACGGATTCGTCGTCGCTCCGGTACGGCGTCAGATACATCACCAGCCCGTTTACTACTTGATCTTCCTAACCATGGACACGCACGGTCACTGGATGTTCGGCGACGCCGGGGCAAGGGCCCGCGAGAAGTGGATCGATTTCCTCGGGCCAGACCCTGACGAGCGAGAGGGAATGCTGTTCGACACAGTGACAGCGCAGTTCGATAGGGAGCACGCCGACGCCATCGCCCACATCACTGAGAACCTGCGACGGCTGACGGAGGACGGGGAACCGAAGATTGTTGTCCGCCACGTCAAGGGCGTTTTCGGAGACCTCTACGGCGAAGCCAAGCAGACTGCATACACCTCAGCTCTTCGCGCACTGGTGGCGTCGGGCGAGATCGAATTCGTGACAAAGGGCCAAAGGCCGCACCAACACGTCATCCGGAAAGCAATCCGTTAA
- a CDS encoding DUF5131 family protein, whose translation MADRSAIEWTEATWNPVTGCDRVSSGCDHCYAMTLAKRLKAMGSEKYQNDGDPRTSGPGFGVTLHPQTLDEPRRWRQPRVVFVNSMSDLFHARVPVSFIRDVFDVCRETPQHTYQVLTKRSLRLRRLGETLDWPSNLWMGVSVENSDALPRVDHLREVPAAVRFLSCEPLIGPLDGLNLDGIHWVIAGGESGANHRPLDGEWVRGIRDVCQDAGVAFFFKQWGGRTPKAEGRELDGRRWDEMPWAAAV comes from the coding sequence ATGGCTGACCGATCGGCGATCGAATGGACCGAAGCCACCTGGAACCCCGTCACCGGTTGCGATCGCGTGTCTTCGGGCTGCGACCACTGCTACGCAATGACATTGGCGAAGCGGTTGAAAGCCATGGGCTCGGAGAAGTATCAGAACGACGGTGACCCGCGCACGTCGGGACCAGGCTTCGGCGTCACTCTTCATCCGCAGACGCTCGATGAGCCGCGCCGCTGGCGCCAGCCGCGCGTCGTGTTCGTGAACTCGATGTCCGATCTGTTCCACGCGCGCGTGCCGGTGAGCTTCATCCGAGACGTTTTCGACGTCTGCCGGGAGACGCCGCAGCACACCTACCAGGTGCTCACCAAACGGAGCTTGCGACTGCGCCGGCTCGGCGAAACTCTCGACTGGCCTAGTAATTTATGGATGGGCGTGTCCGTCGAGAACTCCGACGCGTTGCCTCGGGTCGACCATCTTCGCGAAGTTCCCGCGGCCGTTCGATTCTTGTCGTGTGAGCCGCTGATCGGACCGCTCGACGGGCTGAACCTCGACGGCATCCACTGGGTGATCGCCGGCGGCGAGTCCGGCGCGAATCATCGCCCGCTCGACGGCGAATGGGTGCGTGGGATCCGCGACGTGTGCCAGGACGCCGGCGTCGCGTTCTTCTTCAAGCAATGGGGTGGCCGCACGCCCAAGGCCGAAGGTCGGGAACTCGACGGCCGGCGCTGGGACGAGATGCCTTGGGCCGCTGCGGTTTAA
- a CDS encoding DUF3618 domain-containing protein has product MTAPDRPEPGPEAGVEDIEADIEATRQQLGETVEALSAKLDVKQQAKDKVDETKQRVAYTAQTAQHAVTDNPQKAIPVAAAVVALLLVIIVWRRRH; this is encoded by the coding sequence ATGACCGCACCCGACCGCCCCGAACCCGGCCCGGAGGCCGGCGTCGAAGACATCGAGGCTGACATCGAGGCCACCCGCCAGCAACTCGGCGAGACGGTCGAAGCGCTGTCGGCCAAGCTGGACGTCAAGCAGCAGGCCAAGGACAAGGTCGACGAGACCAAGCAGCGCGTCGCCTATACAGCGCAAACCGCCCAGCACGCCGTGACCGACAATCCGCAGAAGGCGATCCCGGTGGCGGCGGCGGTCGTCGCCCTGCTGTTGGTGATCATCGTGTGGCGCAGGCGCCACTGA
- a CDS encoding phage holin family protein has protein sequence MSLESKPGADASLGELMSQLSAQTSRLVRDELRLAQKEFQESAKHAGIGAGLLSVAGLFAFLGLATVIAAAVAALSLVLPVWAAALIVALVLFIIAGVAALVSKKQAEEITPAAPRTVETVKADIQEVKDRAS, from the coding sequence ATGAGTCTCGAATCGAAGCCGGGCGCCGATGCGTCGCTGGGCGAATTGATGAGTCAGCTGTCCGCCCAGACGTCGCGTCTGGTGCGCGACGAGTTGCGGTTGGCGCAGAAGGAATTCCAGGAATCGGCGAAGCATGCCGGCATCGGTGCCGGATTGCTCAGCGTCGCTGGGCTTTTCGCATTCCTTGGGCTCGCGACGGTGATCGCCGCCGCGGTGGCGGCGCTGTCGCTGGTTTTGCCCGTATGGGCGGCGGCGCTGATCGTCGCGCTGGTGCTGTTCATCATCGCCGGGGTCGCGGCACTGGTCAGCAAGAAGCAGGCCGAGGAAATCACCCCGGCGGCTCCCCGAACCGTCGAAACGGTTAAGGCCGACATCCAAGAGGTAAAGGACCGAGCGTCATGA
- a CDS encoding TIGR02611 family protein translates to MTENETEQPSRWSGVKDRWKRWRDGLHRRPRVKFFYRIAVGVVGVVVLGLGILAIPYPGPGWAIVFIGLGILATEFDWAQSLLAKVRERYDKAMDWFHGQPAIVQILGGLLTAVVVFTTLWLMGAVDWAGELFGVEHGWLNSPLGVGSP, encoded by the coding sequence GTGACCGAGAACGAAACCGAGCAACCGTCGCGCTGGTCGGGGGTCAAAGACCGGTGGAAACGGTGGCGGGACGGACTGCACCGTCGGCCCCGGGTCAAGTTCTTCTACCGCATCGCGGTCGGGGTCGTCGGCGTGGTGGTGCTGGGCCTCGGCATCCTCGCGATCCCGTACCCGGGACCCGGGTGGGCGATCGTGTTCATCGGCCTGGGCATCCTGGCCACCGAGTTCGACTGGGCCCAAAGCCTTCTGGCGAAAGTGCGGGAGCGCTACGACAAGGCGATGGACTGGTTCCACGGCCAGCCCGCGATCGTGCAGATCCTGGGTGGTCTGCTCACCGCGGTGGTGGTGTTCACGACGCTGTGGCTGATGGGTGCGGTCGACTGGGCGGGGGAGCTCTTCGGGGTCGAGCACGGGTGGCTCAACAGCCCCCTCGGGGTGGGCTCTCCCTGA
- a CDS encoding PaaI family thioesterase — protein MVSESSRGQDGGGFNPPEPTTRGGPDYGRFVEAVRDLQDLARAADAPDEVITEAAGLIEKVSGLLAPYHSDEWHSPSGRRLDLPNRGNILQVPTVLAKTDDGRIAGEATFRRFYLGRNGAAHGGAVALLFDSVLGYTAYKLTQSRYQRTAFLHLNYRNIAPVEKTLRVEAGINRIEGRKIFVEGRLLDGDTVLADAEALFVRLKPGQP, from the coding sequence GTGGTCAGCGAATCGAGCCGGGGGCAGGACGGTGGCGGGTTCAACCCGCCGGAACCGACCACCCGCGGCGGGCCCGATTACGGCCGGTTCGTCGAGGCGGTCCGCGATCTGCAGGACCTCGCCCGCGCTGCCGACGCCCCCGACGAGGTGATCACCGAGGCCGCAGGGCTGATCGAGAAGGTCAGCGGCCTGCTGGCGCCTTACCACTCCGACGAGTGGCATTCGCCGTCCGGGCGCCGGCTGGACCTACCCAACCGGGGGAACATCCTGCAGGTGCCGACGGTGCTGGCCAAGACCGACGACGGCCGCATCGCCGGCGAGGCCACGTTCCGGCGGTTCTATCTCGGCCGCAACGGCGCCGCACACGGCGGCGCGGTAGCCCTGCTGTTCGACTCGGTACTCGGCTACACCGCCTACAAACTCACCCAGAGCCGGTATCAGCGCACCGCCTTCCTGCACCTGAACTACCGCAACATCGCACCGGTGGAGAAGACACTGCGCGTCGAGGCCGGCATCAACCGGATCGAAGGCCGCAAGATCTTCGTCGAGGGCCGGCTTCTCGACGGGGACACCGTGCTCGCCGACGCCGAGGCGTTGTTCGTCCGACTGAAACCGGGGCAACCGTGA
- a CDS encoding ICP22 family protein: protein MHISHAADAPANSAPRRVRRRRGSLRPAITGGLAVLGATALVGTFVTPAPAEARTTAYAVSAPTPTPLLAALALPFDAVELEAAARAAIDLDFDAVFRFNSDLVDLMARLGASLRLDVDVDLDAEAITAAFADLINALAFDVNGAITAANGAFDLGAALVVEIATAAALAGADGVDAIAGALVSLLAALTPEGGVAADLSAAIGLAIGDIGDLIGTGIVGAGAAVAWKATLDDLLVDLVATGGIALTNGVAGSLVALLGGTADLPDIGGEDVVLALGNLVELFADGINGGLLTAGGAVELGVSVIADLARALAEAGVGVRADITGALLGVLGAPEALVELVGDISVGIDGGIRGVGEAIAWKFTLDDVLVDVGVAGGVSLVNGLTAALFGGAGLPVPDLPDVDFAASVRALVNHFAVALGIDLDLEVDAGVGIEEEIEGEGDADIFSAGADTQRTGVTNEETDSEGDLTPIGELDPSEDGDDDQLPGNDTTGDSGDQDLGDEDLDEVEQLPEDDGTGDVVDETGDEADEADEAEDTDDTGDAGDPGADTGGDTGETGGDTATE, encoded by the coding sequence GTGCACATCTCGCACGCGGCGGACGCACCAGCAAACTCCGCACCGCGCCGGGTACGGCGCCGGCGCGGTTCGTTGCGCCCCGCCATCACCGGCGGTCTCGCCGTCCTGGGCGCCACCGCGCTGGTCGGAACCTTCGTCACGCCGGCCCCCGCGGAGGCCCGCACCACCGCGTACGCGGTGAGCGCGCCGACGCCGACGCCACTTCTGGCCGCCCTGGCTCTGCCCTTCGATGCCGTGGAACTCGAGGCCGCGGCGCGAGCGGCGATCGATCTCGATTTCGACGCCGTCTTCCGCTTCAACAGCGACCTCGTGGACCTGATGGCACGGCTGGGAGCCAGCCTGCGCCTCGACGTCGACGTCGACCTCGACGCCGAGGCGATCACCGCGGCCTTCGCGGATCTGATCAACGCACTCGCCTTCGACGTCAACGGTGCGATCACGGCGGCCAACGGTGCGTTCGACCTCGGTGCCGCACTAGTGGTCGAGATCGCGACGGCTGCCGCCCTCGCGGGCGCCGACGGGGTGGACGCGATCGCCGGCGCGCTGGTGAGCCTGCTCGCCGCACTCACGCCCGAAGGCGGCGTGGCTGCCGACCTGTCCGCCGCCATCGGCCTGGCCATCGGCGATATCGGCGACCTGATCGGGACCGGGATCGTCGGCGCGGGTGCGGCGGTTGCCTGGAAGGCCACGCTGGATGACTTGCTGGTCGACCTGGTGGCGACGGGCGGTATCGCGCTGACCAACGGTGTGGCCGGCAGCCTGGTCGCCCTCCTGGGCGGCACGGCCGACCTGCCGGACATCGGCGGCGAGGACGTGGTGCTGGCTCTGGGCAACCTGGTGGAGCTCTTCGCCGACGGCATCAACGGTGGGCTGCTCACCGCGGGCGGCGCGGTCGAATTGGGCGTGTCGGTGATCGCCGACCTCGCGAGGGCGCTGGCCGAGGCCGGCGTCGGCGTGCGGGCTGACATCACCGGTGCGCTCCTGGGCGTGCTGGGGGCGCCCGAAGCCCTCGTCGAACTGGTCGGCGACATCTCCGTAGGGATCGACGGCGGGATCCGCGGTGTCGGAGAGGCGATCGCGTGGAAGTTCACGCTCGACGACGTGCTGGTGGACGTGGGGGTCGCGGGCGGCGTCTCGTTGGTCAACGGACTGACCGCGGCGCTGTTCGGGGGGGCCGGCCTACCGGTGCCCGACCTGCCGGATGTCGACTTCGCCGCATCGGTGCGCGCTCTGGTCAATCACTTCGCGGTCGCGTTGGGAATCGACCTCGACCTCGAGGTGGACGCCGGCGTCGGCATCGAAGAGGAAATCGAGGGTGAGGGCGACGCGGACATCTTCTCGGCCGGGGCGGACACGCAGCGGACGGGCGTCACGAACGAAGAGACGGATTCCGAGGGCGATCTGACGCCGATCGGTGAGCTGGACCCGTCCGAAGACGGCGACGACGACCAGCTGCCGGGCAACGATACGACCGGCGACTCGGGTGACCAGGATCTCGGCGACGAAGACCTCGACGAGGTCGAGCAGCTTCCGGAGGACGACGGCACAGGTGACGTGGTGGACGAGACCGGTGACGAGGCAGACGAGGCAGACGAGGCCGAGGACACCGACGACACAGGTGATGCCGGTGACCCCGGAGCCGACACAGGTGGCGACACCGGCGAGACGGGTGGCGACACCGCGACCGAGTGA
- the thrS gene encoding threonine--tRNA ligase has product MSAAASPAPAALIRVAAGTTAGAAVREAGLPGRGAPDAIVVVRDADGRLRDLSWAPESDAEVTPVSADTDEGRSVIRHSAAHVLAQAVQDLFPEAKLGIGPPITDGFYYDFDVAQAFTPEDLEALEKKMRQIVKDGQLFSRRVYESKDAARTELQHEPYKLELVDDKSGDPEVMEVGGDELTAYDNLNPRTRERVWGDLCRGPHIPTTKYIPAFKLTRSSAAYWRGDQANASLQRIYGTAWESQEALDRHLELIEEAQRRDHRKLGVELDLFSFPDELGSGLPVFHPKGGIIRKELEDYSRAKHLEAGYEFVNTPHITKEHLYVTSGHLEWYADGMFPAMHIDAEYDADGAVRKPGQNYYLKPMNCPMHHLIYRSRGRSYRELPLRLFEFGSVYRYEKSGVVHGLTRVRGMTQDDAHIYVSREQMRDELTSLLQFVLDLLADYGLDEYYLELSTKDPEKYVGSDEIWEEATETLREVAEASGLDLVPDPGGAAFYGPKISVQVKDALGRNWQMSTIQLDFNMPERFELEYTAADGSRQRPVLIHRALFGSIERFFGVLTEHYAGAFPAWLAPVQVVGIPVADGHVEYLNDVAAQLRSRGVRVEVDASDDRMAKKIVNHTNQRVPFMVLAGDKDVDAGAVSFRFGDRTQINGVPRDEAVEAIVSWIADRRNAVPTADLVKVGAGT; this is encoded by the coding sequence ATGAGCGCCGCCGCCAGCCCAGCCCCAGCAGCCCTGATCCGGGTCGCTGCCGGGACCACCGCCGGGGCGGCGGTCCGCGAGGCGGGTCTGCCGGGTCGCGGCGCCCCCGATGCGATCGTCGTGGTGCGCGATGCCGACGGCCGGTTGCGTGACCTGTCGTGGGCGCCGGAGTCCGACGCCGAGGTGACGCCGGTGTCCGCCGACACCGACGAGGGCCGCAGCGTGATCCGCCATTCGGCCGCGCACGTCCTCGCGCAGGCGGTGCAGGACCTGTTCCCCGAGGCCAAGCTGGGGATCGGCCCGCCCATCACCGACGGTTTCTACTACGACTTCGACGTAGCGCAGGCGTTCACGCCCGAGGACCTCGAGGCGCTCGAGAAGAAGATGCGCCAGATCGTCAAGGACGGTCAGCTGTTCTCCCGGCGGGTCTACGAGTCCAAGGACGCGGCCCGCACGGAACTCCAGCACGAGCCCTACAAACTCGAACTCGTCGACGACAAATCCGGCGATCCCGAGGTGATGGAGGTCGGTGGCGACGAGCTGACGGCCTACGACAACCTCAACCCCCGTACCCGGGAGCGCGTCTGGGGTGACCTGTGCCGCGGTCCGCACATCCCGACCACCAAGTACATCCCGGCATTCAAGCTGACCCGCAGTTCGGCCGCGTACTGGCGCGGCGATCAGGCCAACGCGAGCCTGCAGCGCATCTACGGCACCGCCTGGGAGTCGCAGGAGGCGCTCGACCGCCACCTCGAGCTCATCGAGGAGGCGCAGCGCCGCGACCACCGCAAGCTCGGCGTGGAGCTCGACCTGTTCAGCTTCCCCGACGAACTCGGTTCGGGTCTGCCGGTCTTCCACCCCAAGGGCGGCATCATCCGCAAGGAACTCGAGGATTACTCGCGGGCCAAGCACCTGGAGGCCGGCTACGAGTTCGTCAACACCCCGCACATCACCAAAGAACACCTCTACGTGACGTCCGGGCATCTCGAGTGGTACGCCGACGGGATGTTCCCGGCGATGCACATCGACGCCGAGTACGACGCGGACGGCGCGGTGCGCAAGCCCGGGCAGAACTACTACCTCAAGCCGATGAACTGCCCGATGCACCACCTGATCTACCGCTCGCGGGGCCGGTCGTACCGCGAATTGCCTTTGCGGCTCTTCGAATTCGGTTCGGTGTACCGCTACGAGAAGTCCGGTGTGGTGCACGGTCTGACCCGGGTGCGCGGGATGACGCAGGACGACGCGCACATCTACGTCTCCCGTGAACAGATGCGCGACGAGTTGACCTCGCTGCTGCAGTTCGTGCTCGACCTGCTGGCCGATTACGGCCTCGACGAGTACTACCTGGAGCTGTCGACGAAGGATCCGGAGAAGTACGTCGGCTCCGACGAGATCTGGGAGGAGGCCACCGAGACGCTGCGCGAGGTGGCCGAGGCCTCGGGCCTCGATCTCGTGCCGGATCCCGGCGGCGCCGCCTTCTACGGTCCGAAGATCTCCGTTCAGGTCAAGGACGCGCTGGGGCGCAACTGGCAGATGTCGACGATCCAGCTGGACTTCAACATGCCCGAACGGTTCGAGCTGGAGTACACCGCGGCCGACGGCAGCCGGCAGCGGCCGGTGCTCATCCACCGGGCGCTGTTCGGTTCGATCGAACGGTTCTTCGGGGTGCTCACCGAGCACTACGCCGGGGCGTTCCCGGCGTGGCTGGCGCCGGTGCAGGTGGTCGGCATCCCGGTCGCCGACGGGCATGTGGAGTACCTCAACGATGTTGCGGCGCAACTCCGTTCGCGTGGCGTGCGCGTCGAGGTGGATGCCAGCGACGATCGGATGGCCAAGAAGATCGTCAACCACACCAACCAGCGGGTGCCCTTCATGGTGCTGGCGGGGGACAAGGACGTGGACGCCGGTGCGGTGAGCTTCCGCTTCGGTGACCGCACGCAGATCAACGGGGTGCCGCGCGACGAGGCGGTCGAGGCGATCGTGAGCTGGATCGCCGACCGCCGCAACGCGGTGCCCACGGCCGATCTGGTCAAGGTGGGCGCCGGAACGTGA
- a CDS encoding DUF1990 domain-containing protein, giving the protein MKLSDLAALPLTYSEVGATGGPMPAGYHHVQESAVIGSGRARFDRAGAEVMRWGMLRGAGLHVRATTEVAEVGSEVIVGLGPVRVPCRVVYVIDEPDRRGFAYGTLPGHAETGEELFAVRYDPATDQVYAEVAAFSRHGTWWSRLAGPVTSLLQRVVTRRYLRAL; this is encoded by the coding sequence GTGAAGCTCAGCGACCTCGCCGCTCTGCCGTTGACCTATTCCGAGGTCGGCGCGACCGGCGGACCGATGCCCGCCGGCTACCACCATGTGCAGGAGTCGGCGGTGATCGGATCTGGTCGCGCGCGCTTCGACCGGGCCGGCGCCGAGGTGATGCGCTGGGGCATGCTCCGCGGCGCCGGCCTGCACGTGCGCGCCACGACGGAGGTCGCCGAGGTGGGCTCCGAGGTGATCGTGGGCCTGGGCCCGGTGCGGGTCCCGTGCCGCGTCGTCTATGTCATCGACGAACCCGACCGCCGCGGATTCGCCTACGGCACGCTGCCCGGGCACGCCGAGACCGGCGAGGAACTGTTCGCGGTGCGCTACGACCCGGCGACCGATCAGGTGTATGCGGAGGTGGCGGCGTTCTCCCGGCACGGCACGTGGTGGAGTCGGCTCGCGGGCCCGGTCACCTCACTGCTGCAACGCGTGGTCACCCGGCGCTATCTGCGGGCGCTCTGA